From the Gouania willdenowi chromosome 19, fGouWil2.1, whole genome shotgun sequence genome, one window contains:
- the kcnj12a gene encoding ATP-sensitive inward rectifier potassium channel 12 — protein sequence MHGMNGFGNGKIHTRRKCRNRFVKKNGQCNVQFANMDDKSQRYMADIFTTCVDIRWRWMLVVFTLVFVVSWLTFGLAFWVIALLHGDLDNPAGDDNFTPCVLQVNGFVAAFLFSIETQSTIGYGYRCVTEECPVAVFMVVFQSIVGCIIDCFMIGAIMAKMARPKKRAQTLLFSHNAVIAMRDGKLCLMWRIGNLRKSHIVEAHVRAQLIKPRITDEGEYIPLDQIDINVGFDKGLDRIFLVSPITILHEIDEESPLFGISKQDLETADFEIVVILEGMVEATAMTTQARSSYLASEILWGHRFEPVLFEEKNVYKVDYSHFHKTYEVPSTPRCSAKDMVENKYLVPSSNSFCYENELAFLSRDDEEEDVGGGSRALANLSPDRNSRHEFERLQPNRALDQRSYRRESEI from the coding sequence ATGCATGGCATGAACGGCTTCGGCAATGGCAAGATCCACACACGCCGGAAGTGCCGCAACCGCTTTGTCAAAAAGAACGGCCAGTGCAATGTGCAATTTGCCAATATGGACGACAAGTCGCAGCGCTACATGGCCGACATCTTTACTACATGTGTAGATATTCGCTGGCGGTGGATGCTAGTAGTCTTCACACTCGTGTTTGTTGTCTCCTGGCTGACCTTTGGTTTAGCCTTCTGGGTCATTGCTCTTCTACATGGAGATTTGGATAATCCAGCTGGAGATGACAACTTCACACCATGTGTCCTTCAAGTGAATGGATTTGTGGCTGCCTTTCTATTCTCCATTGAAACACAATCTACCATAGGGTATGGCTATCGTTGCGTGACTGAGGAGTGCCCAGTGGCTGTCTTTATGGTGGTCTTCCAGTCCATTGTAGGCTGCATTATTGACTGCTTTATGATTGGCGCCATCATGGCCAAGATGGCAAGACCGAAGAAGCGAGCACAAACCCTGTTGTTTAGCCACAATGCTGTCATTGCCATGCGGGATGGAAAGCTTTGTCTCATGTGGAGGATTGGAAATCTTCGCAAGAGTCACATTGTAGAGGCCCACGTAAGAGCGCAGCTCATCAAACCTCGAATAACTGATGAGGGGGAATACATTCCTCTAGACCAAATAGACATCAACGTGGGTTTTGACAAAGGTTTGGACAGGATTTTCTTGGTGTCACCAATAACAATTCTCCATGAGATAGATGAGGAAAGCCCCCTTTTTGGGATCAGCAAACAAGACTTGGAGACTGCAGACTTTGAGATTGTTGTCATCTTGGAGGGGATGGTTGAAGCAACTGCCATGACCACACAGGCTCGCAGCTCCTATCTGGCCTCTGAGATACTTTGGGGTCACCGGTTTGAGCCAGTCTTGTTTGAAGAGAAGAATGTGTACAAGGTGGATTATTCTCACTTTCACAAAACATATGAGGTGCCGTCCACTCCCCGCTGCAGTGCCAAGGACATGGTGGAGAACAAGTACCTTGTCCCAAGCTCTAACTCCTTCTGCTATGAAAATGAGCTGGCCTTCCTGAGTCgcgatgatgaggaggaggatgtCGGTGGTGGGAGCAGGGCGCTGGCAAACCTCAGTCCGGACCGAAACAGTCGGCATGAATTTGAACGCTTACAGCCCAATCGGGCTCTGGACCAGAGGTCATATCGTAGAGAATCAGAAATTTGA